In Oncorhynchus kisutch isolate 150728-3 linkage group LG11, Okis_V2, whole genome shotgun sequence, the genomic stretch CAACCCGGATCTAGCGAttgtcaagccaacaccttaaccGTTACGTCAAGAGGTCCGAACCTCTTGATGAGGTAGACATCGCTAGATGTTGGGTTAAGGTTGCTACATTACCCCCTTCCTTCTGGAGAGCATGTCCCCACATCTCTCAGACTCTCTGATGGCCCCGCGGCTGGCATCCTACTTCTGAGGATAGGTCTGAACCTCTTGAtgaggtcgctaggtgttgggttaaggtcaatACAATATATTGTGTTTGGGACAAGGTTCTGAATATTGTTATGTTGTCTTTGGGACAAGGTTCTGAATATTATGTTGTCTTTGGGACAAGGTTCTGAATATTATGTTGTCTTTGGGACAAGGTTCTGAATATTATGTTGTCTTTGGGACAAGGTTctgaatattgttgtgttgtctttGGGACAAGGTTCTGGatattgttgtgttgtctttGGGACAAGGATctgaatattgttgtgttgtctttGGGACAAGGATctgaatattgttgtgttgtctttGGGACAAGGTTCTGAATATTGTGTTGTCTTTGGGAAAAGGTTCTGAATATTATGTTGTCTTTGGGAAAAGGTTTGGAATATTGTTTTACTACCAAACTTAACCCTCAATGCAACTGTCTCTTTCATGATCTATTCAGATAGTAGGCCTAATTAGTCCAAACATGATGGGCCTTCCTCAGGGTTGAAAAACTGATTTTCATTGAAGGGAAATAATATGCCCTGTCTTGACAAATGGGCTATAAGGTCCAGACCAAAGTAAAAGTAAGCCTAGGACTAAAGTAAGCCTAGGACTGAAGTAAGCCTAGGACTAAAGTAAGCCTAGGACTAAAGTAAGCCTAGGACTGAAGTAAGCCTAGGACTAAAGTAAGCCTAGGACTAAAGTAAGCCTAGGACTAAAGTAAACCCAGGACTAAAGTAAGCCTAGGACTAAAGTAAGCCTGGGACTAACGTAAACATAAGATTACTTCGTTAGGTTACCCTCCAACTTCTTCTGAGTGCAATGACGTCACGTCTATCAGTTCACCACCTCGAAAAGACCTTTGGAAATGGGGCAACAAAAGATGTAGTGCTCTGTCCTGTAGCCTCACATGGTCAATCATGATTTAGACCTACTCGAGAATAAACTATGCCAATATATTTTTCCTGAATGAAAGATAGGACTACTGTAGCCTAAATGAAACGTAAATACGTTGTGAAACTATAGATGTTTTCACTTCTGTACACGCAGTGAATGAACGCCGTGTGACTGTCTTATTTTATCCGTTCTGCATGCAGTGTCAGCTGATCGCGTCACGTGATCCGGTGTCGTGGGTCATTCCTCTCTCAAAATGGAGTTGTCTGAGTCCGTGCAGAAAGGGCTGCAGTCTCTAGCAGACGCGACGTTTTTCGACATGAAAACCTTCTCAGTGTTCATAGAAGTGGCTTTTCGCAGTTTGCTATCAGCCCATGCAGATCGTAGTGTTCTCGGTAAGACCGCTCTGCCTTCCCTTTTTCGTGTCGCCGTTTGTTTCTGCTGCTTCCAGAGCTTCCGGTTTATTCCCAGTTTGATTTGAAGGCTAGCATCATCAGCTTGAAAGCTAGCTTTATCAGAAAATCTCAATCTTGGAATATACGATACAGTGTAACACCCATCGATCTGAAACGTATCAAATGTAACAGTGTTCGTATCCTTAATGTTTTTAAGTGGTAGCGTAATCGGATACTTTGTAGCTAGTTATGGCCAGGAAATGTGACAATAGGCCTACTGATAAGGCTAGTGAGGGTGCAGGCTTGGCTACCGTTCTAAAATGATGATTTTAGGAAGCAATCTGGAACCAAAAACTTGCAAATGGCATTGCTCCCAATTACATTTTAGATTTTTATGAAGTTGTATGTTTCTAGTTGTAGCCGAAAAGAGTGAATTAATTGGGCTAtagaatgtattgtgtgtgtgtgtgtgtgtgctacagaaTGTTGCATGTTGTTAATTTGCATGATCAATTTGATCCCTTTTGGTTAAGTTACTGGAGAATATACACTCTAAAGATGATTAGGCTCACTATAAAACGGTTCACAGAGAGATTAGGATACAGTTattatagatgtgatgtataaCTGGTCATTGATTTTCTCTGATCATAGATCAGCCTGAATTTAAACGTCTTGACCAGAAGTTGCTGAAACATTGTCATACTGCTGCCACGACCTGCATACTGGAGGGGGTCAAACAAAATGCTGACAAATCCACTATAAGGTAACGCTTGGTCTCTCCTGTTATATTATTGCAAATGGAGCTTGACCTCTCTGAAGTTGGTGAATAATTAATCTTAACGGTCCCCCAGAGCCTGGGGACAATGTTGGAGGAGAATGGACCTAGACTGTATTTTACTGTCCACACAATGTTGGAGGAGAATAGACCTAGACTGTATTTTACTGTCCACACAATGTTGGAGGAGAATAGACCTAGACTGTATTTTACTGTCCACACAATGTTGGAGGAGAATAGACCTAGACTGTATTTTACTGTCCACACAATGTTGGAGGAGAATAGACCTAGACTGTATTTTACTGTCCACACAATGTTGGAGGAGAATAGACCTAGACTGTATTTTACTGTCCACACAATGTTGAGGGTTTGCCTTTGGCTTGATAAGATGATGCATGACAAAATGTGGAGCACTCTGCCATCGAGATTATTCCACTTCACCACCTACAAATCAAATCAGTTGGTCTTGATCAGGAAAAAGACAGTGTGAGTTCATTATGATTACTGTATTGATAAAAAATGGAGCTGATTTTTTTTGTCATTGCAGTGCGTGCCTGGAGGATGTTGGTTTTGATGCGGAGAGAACAGAAGTTTTCTACACTACGTACCAGGTGATAACTAACTTATTATGTTAGTAGCATGTTAATACCTTCTCATTGCAAAGAAGTTCATTTAAAATCCattccagatctcaaccccaaacTGTCTTTTTTTTAATGTGTTCTCCAGAAATGTAGAAGTGATCTGGAAACTCTATTGTCAAGGTGAGATTATGTCTGTATTTCCTCTAGGCCAATTTGAAATGCCATAACAATTGATGACTGGAATTATTGCGGCTGAAGCTTTGAGTGGACAAATCtacttgatttaaaaaaaaatagatttaaaaataaaatactatatTGTCTGTTTGTACAAAAATACTTCTGGGTCACCACAGTACAGATACGTTTGTTCACTGTGGGCCCACATTCTAACACATCTCAGCAATGCAGACACAGTGGTATAGAAAATACTTTATCAGAGTTTGATTTGTGTTCTGTTTATTATATGGCTCATGGAACATCACTTTAGTGACGTCACTTTAGTGACATGACATCACTTTAGTGACGTCACTTTAGTGACATGACATCACTTTAGTGACGTCACTTTAGTGACATGACATCACTTTAGTGATGATGCAGTTTACACTTCATTAACACCCCTGTAGTCCTACAATTGGTATTGATCTCTTCCATTGACATTTTCCAGTAATATTATATATTTTGCCCAGTACACATTCCCATCCCCATTGAAACATCATGTACAGCCTAAAATAGAGGAGTGGACATTAAAACCATATAGAGGTTTTCATTGGATACAAATGTGTTTGTTTAATGTTTGAGTCATAGAAGTTTTGGGGTTTATTTCAAATGCATTGAACAGTTACAAGTGACACTGTGACATCAGAACATATATATTCTTCATTTTCATAAACCCAGATGAGTAAACTGAATAAGCTTGATTAGCATCGTTGCAATTTAATGTGATTATTTTACACAATTTTTAGCTCAATTAAAAATAAAAGTTTATAGCTACTGAGCTGTCAGCACATTGACCATATCGCTTCAATATTTGTATGCTTCACTTTCCTAGAGAGCAGCAAACTAGGCTATGGAACTAGCCTAAATTAGTTCACATTTATTTGTGACTTATATTTTCGCATGGTCTCTTAATCGTTTAAGATTGTTGAATTGCCATGCAAATGTGACATGACATTTTGGTTCAAACAAATACTTTGAATCGGTTTATTTTCCTTGGAGAAAGTGCAGGTATTTTACGAGGAGCGTTTGTTTGTAGCGCATTGATATACGCTGCTTTTACGCTGTAATTAATCAAAACGAGTGGCCCCTTTTGTCTTCATCCTGACAAACAAACTTCAGAAATCTGAAAACTGTTTCTCTGGGCCTGTTCCCCATAGGGCTCAAGCAGTGATTAGACGTTTTTGATTTTTGCACGTAATATCACTAACACTTGGAATGACTCTGGtttaaataaacacattttttttttcatttaataAGGCTACCGTTGAACAGCCTATAGATACATCTCTATTCATGGGATCATGAATGCATGCTCATTGCCTTGTGAATATAATATTTTAATACTATATGTATCTGGTAGCCTAATTCAGTATTTTGGTTATCGTTTTAGTTTAGGGAGATGCCCACCTCATATCAATGACGTGTCCTGGCGCCTGGAGTACTGTATCAAGGTATTGGTTGGTGATAAACGGCAATACGATCAGATAATTATGGTTTCTAAATCATATAGTGACTCGATAGAGctatatatgcatatatatattggatacaaatgtgtttatatatatatatatatatatctccaacTTTGTTTCCATGACAGAACGGGCATGTGCATAAGGTCAACGAGCCGTCCTATCTGATTTCATTAAACGTTGAGGTATGTTCCTTTCCAGAACCCAATGATCTAAAACTGTTAGGTTATGATGACACGTTTAAATACCAATGTTAGCCTATACTTTTACAGAATGCCAACAACGGAGGATCGTCAGAAGATCTACATTTTAGCTGCACGATGGAGCAACTTCAGGTAGCTAATGTGTTGTTGTAGCCTATATGGAATGTGGGTCGATCCATTAGTTGGTTAAGGTCATTTCACAGAAAGGCTGTGATAGTGTTTGACATACAATTCTGAATGTGCTATTGATTTGAATAGACACAACTGTATTTTCCAATTCAGCATTCGGCTCCTTTACAGATCTGTAGGCCTATATCATGAGCGTTTAGGTCCACGTGAATGAGCACAAAGACAATCACACggagaaaaaaaaaacgtttcgTTTGCAGCCTGCAATTAAAATTATTATTACACTTTTTCTTGAATAAGATGTCTTTCAACAATGTGTATCTAGATGGGTGTATATCTACTATATTTAGCAGAGATGTAAATCTTATCCTACAAAATAGCTGTATTTTAGTCCATGTGCAGTAATCTCATTTCAATATTGTTCTGGAGACTGTTCGATCCATCGGGTTTGaccttttttcccccctcaaatTTATTCTAAATATGCATCTATTTAACAGAAAAACAATGGTGATTTCAATTCATATTTTTCAGTAATATCTCAAATTGTCGGTTGCCAAATCATCCATTTTCTGTGTGGATATTGATGGAAAGACTCGGCGGTTCAGCTTTTTTGACAGGGCATGCAGTAGTCTCAGGAATGAAAAGTTTAGCCTAAACCTATTCTTATCCTAAAACAAAAAGTCTCAATTGCGGCATGTTCTTTAAACTTTTGCTTAATTGAGTTCGATGTAAACCAAATCCCTTATACTTTCAATGTCTTCACTGCGACCTGAGGTTGTCTGCTTCAACTTGTCAACATCTCATGCTTTGGCTTCTTCACTACATTTGAACCATGTAGCTAAAGCTTCTATCCAGTTAATTACATTGAAACAGCCCCATaatgtatttggagagtttacTTTGTGCCAAGAGATAGGGAGTTTGTTCATGTGTTCGGAACACTGTTTTGACCATTTTGGGTAAGATGAACCTGAACGGTTGCATTCCTTTTTAGTTGACGAACATTATTATAATAAAACATTCCGTTATGAATTGAAAAGGAATCGACTCCCATCCTTCCAGGTTTTAGCAGAACAGTTCTTGGTCATCTGATTTACATGGAGTGACTGAGGCAAGGTTATAATTTATATTCAACATAGTTTCTGCAGTCAGCGAGGGAAACCATGAAATGGTTTGTGATTCAAACTCTCCCTCGTTCACTGttttgtagaggactgactgtgACTTTGTTTCCAGGATTTGGTGGGAAAGATGAAAGACGCTGCCAAGAGTCTCGAGAAGGCTACGCAGTTGTAAACTTGCGTTGTGCTCGAAGCGCCCTGCAAGAACTGTGGAATCCGGTTTCTCACGtgacccctcttctcttctcatctACTCCACTCTTCTCTCTTCTCAAAGCAATGAAGTTCAGCGATTTCAAGCGGTGTTGATATTATTTGTGTCCGCATTGTATTTTATACTAATTTCTTTCGTAAGTATATATACTGTTGGTTGTCTGTTCTGCAAAGATGTATTGTTATCAATAAATACGTTCAAtgaaatgcatgttttttttctttctgggaacttgcaggctgaagaggagaggagccaaATTATATTAAAGTAGGTTATATAGTCCAAGACACATCCTTCATATCATCTCTAGATATGTAGTCTATGTAGAGAACACTTTCTGCCTGATATGAGCTTGTAGGTATTTTGGAAAGAGACTTTGCCAAAGGAGGATTTGTGCCACATGACGACGAGAGTTGAAGGCGACAGGTATTTGTATCAAACAAATAATCCAAATTGGAGAGAACCTCGTGTCAATGGTGAGGATGTCGTTACATATCTAGTTTATAAACTGGTGTCAATGCACTGTGGCAGTCATAATGGCTGGCCAAAGGGAACTGCACAGTCTACAGTTTATGGTTCAGAGCCTCGTCCTATAGCCGAGCTATTGTAGCCTACAATACTTCAAATTCTTAAACATTGGAAGATGCCCCTCTTTTCAGGTCGATCCTAAATTAGTACGCTATGGGGTCATCGGTTATGGAATATAAACACCGTAGCTAAAGATTTCCATCGGCTCTGGTATGGTATGTTGGCAAAGGTATCCAAAGCATTTATGACAAAGACGCATTTTGCCAAGCTCATTCTTTTGGAAATAGTCATGGGGGAGGCACAGAATAGAAACGGGAGTTGGAAAAACGCACGCTGGCTATTGTTTAGAAAACATCGGTGCTGTATTATGTTGTCGCTTTAAGTGCCACTAAAACGTTCAAAGTAAATGACCCAATCAGTCAACATGATGGGCTTTGGATAACCTAGATATTATTTGTGTCATTTTCCAAAGCATCATGAATTGGCGAGCCTTCCGAATACACCGACACAAATTTCCAGGCCACCCTTAAGGAATGATAGCACGTGACCAGAGCGGGGCGGTCGAACTACAAGCCATTTTGGGGACGGTGTCAGTTTCTACGGAGCCACACTGCTGCATTTTTCAAAGAGCCGATTTTGGAGGCAAAGTAATCAGGAACGCAAACACACCATTCGGAACGCACAGCCAAAAGTCTGAAATCTTCGACAACGGAGGACACTTTACGCACCTAAAGTGCACAGCAGGAGAAAAATACGAATTTTACGCATCTGAAATGAGCCCGGGGTTGCCTTGCACTCTCCGCAATTGACAGCGTCTGCAGCTCGTTCGTTTCAAGATGGCGGCTGAGCTCGAATTAATTTACTGCTGATCGCCTCCTAACTTTCATTGTCTCTCCGTCTCCAGTCTCGCAGATCGCCAGCCGAGTCTCTAGGTATGTATTATTCGATATATATTCTTACCAACGGACGAATAACGAGTGTGTTTTCGGCGTTTAATTGTGTTGTTCTGCGGGTTTAAATGGGGTTCCAGGAGGTGGTGGATGTGAGGCTTTGACGGTGTCTCGCGCACACGGACGTGGAGCTCTGTCCTTGCACTGCTTTTTAAATTTGGTTCCCTTCACGTGTATGTCTTGGTTTTGTGTTCAATAAACCAGCGCACCACATGACGTAGTATTTCATGGAATGATCTGTTATGCGTGTTCACGGAGAGTGTTTCTGTGACATTTGTTAGATTTCCACAAAGTCTGTGATCTCAATCGAACAGGACGGAGATGGGTGAGGTGTTTACGGCAGCACACGGTTCAATGGTTCTCCTGGTTGGTTTGGTTCCATATACTGTCCCCATTTTATAGAAATAGGATCCTTTGGATGTTGGGGACAGATCGGTGTGGTTGCATTACGCCCACGTCGCCAattgttgtttttattaacttaaCTCCCCTCTTGGTGAACGGGTCCTCAGTAGCCTATATGGTGGAGGGTAAACAATTTCAATTATTAATGAAAATATCGTCACCAACAGTTGTAAAATATGGATTTGAACGTACACACGCAAGCTGAGTGCATAACGATGTTGACGCACATGAatcatgcatgaaaccaattTTAGGATTTTTCTTACGTTGGCTACAAAAGTCCATTGATTGTTTGAGTACAAGGGTCTTGTCAAGTAGCTTACCATCTTGAAATGATCTGTAAAATTCAGATAGGCCTATTTACTATTGAGTTTTACCATCCGTAGCCTCCTTGATGTTGTATTGGGCCTTCATCAGCCAACATGAGTTTAGCGCGGATGTTTGTTTTTTCCTCTGTTGAAACCAACACTGGACGCTTTATGTTAACTCACAGTAGAGCATAACATGTTTTATAAAGTGGGAACGTGCATAATAAATTAACCCTGCAAAGATCAGACATGTCAGACTAAGAACGTTTTACAGTGCTAGAACATTCTCTTGCTGGATTGGTTTGATACACTATGTGTTTGCATGGATCAATGGCGTCTGCTACGTGTATGCCTTGCTTCGTAATAACATAGTTATGATCAGGTTATCAACCTGCACATGCTGAGTGGGAGATGATCTGTCATGTGGAAAGGTGCTGTTTGGTACTGAATATATATATCCTAACGTTGTTTGACAGTTGACAACCTACCAATAGAGGATTTATGTGGGAGTGAGGTTGCCAACGTCAGTGCTTGTTTACTGTTGTGGCTTgatttatgttgatacaatgtttctgTTTGTGATACTTGTTGAAGTACAACTTTGACGCCCAGGCAAAAAAAAAGAGATTTCAAAGTTGACTTATTGATCAATTCTATAAAGTGAGGCCTCGTCTTTCCCATAGCGAAATTAATATCCGAAAATGGTGACGCAAATCCAGCTGCTGATGAATATAGATTAGGGTTCCATCCAAAAAATGTCGAGAATGGTGCAGGGTATTATATATAGACCAAAAACAGTCAGCACTCGAGGACGAGGAGATTGCTATACTGTATTATCTGTATTCATATTGTATTACCAGAGAAGAAATAGTGTATATTGTGTTTAGATTATACATGGTTGATGCTCCACTTTTCCTtaattattttttggggggagacAAAAACCTGCCTGTCCTACATaccattttcagccattcctttTATACCTAGAGAGAAATCCAGAGTTGCGCCATGCAACACACAGTTCATGCATGACCCAATGTGCTAGAGTACAGTACGCTAGAATGCAATTGGGATCCAATCTTACCAACATTGTTATTGATAATACCGCTGTTTTATGAGTCTCAACTAAAATGTATCTGGAAATACATTTTTAGGAGACTTTTTCCTCTGGTGCTTTATTGATGTTTTCGAGTTGTGTCctgggtaatatatacatgtgttGTTCCATAGTGATGCTTGCAGAGGAAGTTACAATAGGCATGTTACTGCGTGGCAACATTTACTTTACAAAGGCTCTGCTATGACCAGTGCCAGTTGTGCAAACATCAGCTAGTTAATCGATTGATGGCGTAACAGGCTGTTTGCGTTGCACACGATGCGTGACAGCCACTGTAATGACAGCCACTGTGATGCCAATGTGGGATCCTTCACTGCGTTTCATTCAAATATATGTTTTTAATGACAGGAAGAGCTGGGTTATTCCACACCAGTGGAGTCCATATCGGTATTTTTATTCATCTATTTTTCTCAATCTATTTGACATAAGTTGCATCCTTATAAAATGACGAGCCCGGTAGTTTTTTCTTTCACCATACACGCAGAATCGTTCCAATTTATATAGCGCGAGCGTGCTGTTACGCATGACCAGCAGTGCCCATGTGACTATGTTTCTTGTTTGTTCGTGAGTTTTAGGAAGCCAAAAGCTTCTGCCACACAGAATCAGTCCATTTCCCCCATGTTTTGACTGAAGGCTCAGACGGACGCAGACCCATAGTCGTTAAGTTGGCACCGCAGTCACCATGTTGCAGAAAAAAAGCTAGTAGCCTATTaatgccccccaaaaatgtatacaaaaaataTTGTGGAACTTATTTAAACTGTCCCTCCCTCCAGACAGTGTTTTTGAAACCTTTTCCTACACTACATTGCTGTTACCTGCTGGCTTTTTGAATCTGGCCGTTATATGGCACTTAATTCATGATCCATGTTGTGTTGGCTGATCAGTGGCGAGGTTTCTCTGGGGCTTCAACTTCATACGGGCAGAGAAAATACTTGGTCAATGTAATCTTAAGGTCGAGCCATGTTGTTATTGCACTGTGCCGCGCGCCCAGGCAGACTGCAGGATGCACACGGAAACGGCACAAGCAACGGAAAATATGTTTATCCAAACTAATGCGTAAAGCATGGGGATACGATTGGCTACCAGGAATTAGGAACCGAATGTAACTTGCGTCGGTGTGGAAATTGTTCCCGGTTGTCGGGAATCGCACTAATATATTCTAGCGAGGCGTTCTTTACAAAATGGCAGCCATGGTGTGGGGACTGACTGTACTCGCTTCGCGAGGGAAGGACTGATATTTATTTTCATAGCCTATTATTCGTCGTCACATTAGCATCAACGCGAGCGGTGATCGGTCTCCGAGCGAAGCAAGTCTCTCGGTATTGGTCACTGGCAAGATGCCAAGTAGTGCAACCTAAGTTGCCATAGAAACGGTAAGAATTTCCATGTGTGGTTACACCTGACACGGAGTGAATTATGTTCTGCCGCATCCTCAAAGGTTAAAGGATTCATTGAAGAATATCGTATTCAATATTGCAACTGGCCTGAATGATGTTGTCCATTATCATCGGGTTCCAATAGGCTAATAGAACGTTAGAACCCCCGTGCTTTGGCTCTTCTATACGGAATCGTTAGAATAGACGAGCTGGTGTAGGTTGGCTACGTGAGTCTATACAGCGTTTCTTCGTGTGTAGGATTATGAGATCCGTTGAGCGAGGACCGCAGTTCTCCCATATCTATCTATAGAGGAGCGCtgagatgtacagtatatatatgaacAATCCCAATTAAAGGATGGATTTATGATAACGCAGTGCCCTCAACAAATCCACACGGATCGACTCCCACCAATTGCTACCTATCAATCAAGCTCTAGGTCAGCGTCTCAAAAACGCCCAACCCCTTCCCAGTTTATTATAGGCTACTATTAGCATAACGTATGGTGTTTTTCTACCAGTAGAACAACAAAACATCCTTCCAAATGGTTTAATGAACGACCGCTTGATCAAGCTGTGAAAGAACTGCAGACCCGATCGATAGGCATTTATTGTTGCcgtctgttaaaaaaaaaaaagtatcctCAATTTATAA encodes the following:
- the commd3 gene encoding COMM domain-containing protein 3 isoform X1 is translated as MELSESVQKGLQSLADATFFDMKTFSVFIEVAFRSLLSAHADRSVLDQPEFKRLDQKLLKHCHTAATTCILEGVKQNADKSTISACLEDVGFDAERTEVFYTTYQKCRSDLETLLSSLGRCPPHINDVSWRLEYCIKNGHVHKVNEPSYLISLNVEPILLQNANNGGSSEDLHFSCTMEQLQDLVGKMKDAAKSLEKATQL
- the commd3 gene encoding COMM domain-containing protein 3 isoform X2, coding for MELSESVQKGLQSLADATFFDMKTFSVFIEVAFRSLLSAHADRSVLDQPEFKRLDQKLLKHCHTAATTCILEGVKQNADKSTISACLEDVGFDAERTEVFYTTYQKCRSDLETLLSSLGRCPPHINDVSWRLEYCIKNGHVHKVNEPSYLISLNVENANNGGSSEDLHFSCTMEQLQDLVGKMKDAAKSLEKATQL